One Streptomyces sp. B21-105 genomic region harbors:
- a CDS encoding shikimate dehydrogenase, whose amino-acid sequence MRERATDARRAAVLGSPIAHSLSPALHRAAYEALELTGWTYDRFEVDEEALPAFVDALGGEWAGLSLTMPLKRAVIPLLDEITETAASVEAVNTLVLTEDGRRVGDNTDIPGMVAALRERGVEQADSAAILGAGATASSALAALSRVCTGEIVAYVRSEARAAEMRQWGARLDVDVRIADWTDAADALRFPLVVATTPAGATDALAASVPERPATLFDVLYDPWPTELAARWSMFGGAVVSGLDLLVHQAVLQVEQMTGRAPAPVEAMRTAGEHALSARPPSP is encoded by the coding sequence ATGCGAGAAAGGGCAACTGACGCCCGCCGGGCCGCGGTACTCGGCAGCCCCATCGCCCACTCCCTCTCCCCGGCGCTGCACCGCGCCGCGTACGAGGCCCTGGAGCTGACCGGCTGGACGTACGACCGCTTCGAGGTCGACGAGGAGGCCCTGCCCGCCTTCGTCGACGCACTCGGCGGCGAATGGGCCGGACTCTCGCTGACCATGCCGCTGAAACGCGCGGTCATCCCGCTGCTCGACGAGATCACCGAGACGGCGGCCTCCGTCGAGGCGGTCAACACGCTCGTCCTCACCGAGGACGGCCGCCGGGTCGGCGACAACACCGACATCCCCGGCATGGTCGCCGCGCTGCGCGAGCGCGGGGTAGAGCAGGCCGACTCGGCCGCGATCCTCGGGGCGGGCGCCACCGCGTCCTCCGCGCTGGCCGCCCTGTCCAGGGTCTGCACCGGCGAGATCGTCGCCTACGTCCGCAGCGAGGCCCGTGCCGCCGAGATGCGGCAGTGGGGCGCACGGCTCGACGTCGACGTCCGGATCGCCGACTGGACGGACGCCGCCGACGCCCTGCGCTTCCCGCTGGTCGTCGCGACCACCCCGGCCGGGGCCACCGACGCCCTGGCGGCCTCGGTGCCCGAACGCCCGGCCACCCTGTTCGACGTGCTCTACGACCCCTGGCCGACCGAGCTTGCCGCCCGCTGGTCCATGTTCGGCGGCGCCGTCGTCAGCGGCCTCGACCTGCTCGTGCACCAGGCGGTGCTCCAGGTGGAGCAGATGACCGGCCGGGCCCCGGCACCCGTGGAGGCCATGCGCACGGCCGGCGAGCACGCGCTGAGCGCCCGGCCGCCGTCCCCCTGA
- the aroC gene encoding chorismate synthase, with protein MSRLRWLTAGESHGPALVATLEGLPAGVPITTEMVADHLARRRLGYGRGARMKFERDEVTFLGGVRHGLTMGSPVAVMVGNTEWPKWEQVMAADPVDPQVLAGLARNAPLTRPRPGHADLAGMQKYGFDEARPILERASARETAARVALGAVARSYLKETAGIEIVSHVVELAAAKAPYGVYPTPADVEKLDADPVRCLDADASKAMVAEIDQAHKDGDTLGGVVEVLAYDVPVGLGSHVHWDRRLDARLAAALMGIQAIKGVEVGDGFDLARVPGSKAHDEILATGEGIRRASGRSGGTEGGLTTGELLRVRAAMKPIATVPRALQTVDVATGEATQAHHQRSDVCAVPAAGIVAEAMVALVLADAVAEKFGGDSVPETRRNVRSYLDNLHIR; from the coding sequence TTGAGCAGGCTGCGTTGGCTGACCGCGGGAGAGTCCCACGGTCCCGCACTTGTCGCGACGCTGGAGGGCCTTCCCGCCGGCGTGCCGATCACCACGGAGATGGTCGCCGACCACCTCGCGCGGCGGCGGCTCGGCTATGGGCGCGGTGCGCGCATGAAGTTCGAGCGCGACGAGGTCACCTTCCTCGGCGGTGTCCGGCACGGCCTGACCATGGGCTCCCCGGTCGCCGTCATGGTGGGCAACACGGAGTGGCCGAAGTGGGAGCAGGTCATGGCGGCCGACCCGGTCGACCCGCAGGTGCTGGCCGGCCTCGCCCGCAACGCCCCGCTCACCCGGCCGCGCCCCGGCCACGCCGACCTCGCCGGCATGCAGAAGTACGGCTTCGACGAGGCCCGGCCGATCCTGGAGCGCGCCTCCGCGCGGGAGACGGCCGCCCGGGTCGCGCTCGGCGCGGTCGCCCGCTCCTACCTCAAGGAGACGGCCGGCATCGAGATCGTCAGCCACGTCGTCGAGCTGGCCGCCGCGAAGGCGCCCTACGGCGTGTACCCGACCCCCGCCGACGTCGAGAAGCTGGACGCGGACCCCGTGCGCTGCCTGGACGCCGACGCCTCGAAGGCGATGGTCGCGGAGATCGACCAGGCCCACAAGGACGGCGACACCCTCGGCGGCGTCGTCGAGGTGCTGGCGTACGACGTCCCGGTCGGCCTCGGTTCGCACGTGCACTGGGACCGCCGGCTGGACGCCCGGCTCGCCGCCGCGCTGATGGGCATCCAGGCGATCAAGGGCGTCGAGGTCGGCGACGGCTTCGACCTCGCGCGCGTGCCCGGCTCCAAGGCGCACGACGAGATCCTCGCCACCGGCGAGGGGATCAGGCGCGCCTCCGGCCGCTCCGGCGGCACCGAGGGCGGGCTGACCACCGGCGAGCTGCTGCGCGTGCGCGCGGCCATGAAGCCGATCGCAACCGTGCCGCGCGCCCTGCAGACGGTGGACGTCGCCACGGGCGAGGCCACCCAGGCGCATCACCAGCGCTCCGACGTGTGCGCGGTCCCGGCCGCCGGCATCGTCGCCGAGGCGATGGTCGCGCTGGTACTGGCGGACGCGGTGGCGGAGAAGTTCGGCGGCGACAGCGTCCCCGAGACCCGCCGCAACGTGCGGTCGTACCTCGACAACCTGCACATCCGATGA
- the ruvX gene encoding Holliday junction resolvase RuvX, translating into MRKGRRLAIDVGDARIGVASCDPDGILATPVETVPGRDLPAAYRRLGQLVEEYEPIEVVVGLPRSLKGGEGPAAVKVRGFAQELANKIAPVSVRLVDERMTTVTASQGLRASGVKSKKGRSVIDQAAAVIILQQALESERVSGKAPGEGVEVVI; encoded by the coding sequence ATGCGCAAGGGCCGTCGACTCGCGATCGACGTCGGGGACGCCCGGATCGGGGTCGCCTCGTGCGACCCCGACGGGATCCTCGCCACTCCGGTGGAGACGGTCCCCGGCCGGGACCTGCCCGCGGCCTACCGCAGGCTCGGACAACTGGTCGAGGAGTACGAGCCGATCGAGGTCGTCGTGGGTCTTCCTCGCTCCCTCAAGGGGGGCGAGGGGCCGGCCGCGGTGAAGGTGCGCGGATTCGCACAGGAACTGGCGAACAAAATCGCGCCCGTATCCGTACGTCTGGTGGACGAGCGGATGACGACCGTGACGGCCAGTCAGGGACTGCGCGCTTCGGGGGTGAAGTCGAAGAAGGGCAGATCGGTCATCGACCAGGCAGCTGCTGTGATCATCCTTCAGCAGGCGCTGGAATCCGAACGGGTGTCAGGCAAAGCTCCGGGCGAGGGCGTCGAAGTGGTCATCTGA
- a CDS encoding shikimate kinase, translating to MSGPLVVLVGPMGVGKSTVGQLLADRLGVGYRDTDDDIVAEQDRSIAEIFVDEGEEAFRAVEKRAVRRALGEHDGVLALGGGAILDADTRGLLAGRRVVYLAMDVEEAVKRTGLGVARPLLAVNPRKQWRELMDARRPLYEGVATAVVPTDGRTPEEVAQAALDALELKEA from the coding sequence ATGAGCGGGCCGCTGGTCGTCCTGGTCGGTCCGATGGGCGTCGGCAAGTCCACCGTCGGGCAGCTGCTCGCCGATCGGCTCGGCGTCGGCTACCGGGACACCGACGACGACATCGTCGCCGAGCAGGACCGCAGCATCGCGGAGATCTTCGTCGACGAGGGCGAGGAGGCGTTTCGCGCGGTCGAGAAGCGGGCCGTGCGGCGCGCGCTCGGCGAGCACGACGGCGTCCTCGCGCTCGGCGGCGGCGCGATCCTGGACGCCGACACCCGCGGCCTGCTGGCCGGGCGGCGCGTGGTCTACCTGGCCATGGACGTCGAGGAAGCCGTCAAGCGCACCGGGCTGGGCGTGGCCCGTCCTCTGCTCGCCGTGAACCCGCGCAAGCAGTGGCGCGAGCTGATGGACGCCCGCCGTCCCCTCTACGAGGGCGTCGCCACGGCGGTGGTCCCGACGGACGGCCGTACACCCGAAGAGGTCGCCCAAGCAGCCCTGGACGCTTTGGAGTTGAAGGAAGCATGA
- the mltG gene encoding endolytic transglycosylase MltG, with product MTEYGRGPGSEPWHPEDPLYGDGGWEGQQSHPGHQPAYGGQQQHPHYPQDQQAQQQGYGDWDQGQAQQYDPQYQGYHQQQYPGQEQQQYPGQEQQQYVQQNQQPYHEGYQEGGWDGTGTHAHVPYAADPGDPYGQQAAAYGAQQPDFYGTPDAYPPPEPPARRQTASQSQSQPRQESAPEPEPENTDWDPGPDQGEHAFFAGGAGSDDGDDGPDGDEPEGRGDRRGRGGKGAKGGKGAKGAKGKKSRNGVACLVVALVFTGGLAGVTYLGYHFYQNRYSAAPDFAGAGTGQSVSIEVPKGSGGAAIGRLLKDAGVVKSVDAFVSAVTNNPDGAKIQAGVYILKKEMSAKSAVAMMLDGDSQANVLVKPGQRNIEVYKVIDKKLGLSSGSTRKVAEKEYKTLGLPAWANSDSDIKDPLEGFLFPGTYPAAEGMKPQVVLKSMVARADEAYKTYGLEAKAEALKLDNPLQVITVASLVQAEGKTVDDYRKMAEVVYNRLDLANPQTYGFLQFDSTFNYLKSESKIDISESEITKNKDPYNTYTNKGLPPGPIGNPGEVAIKATLNPTADGWYYFVATDGVSKTEFAKTHQEFQKLKDKFNARKGN from the coding sequence ATGACTGAGTATGGCCGGGGCCCCGGCTCCGAACCGTGGCATCCGGAGGACCCGTTGTACGGGGACGGCGGATGGGAAGGGCAGCAGTCCCACCCGGGCCATCAGCCTGCCTACGGCGGCCAGCAGCAGCACCCCCACTACCCGCAGGATCAGCAGGCGCAGCAGCAGGGGTACGGCGACTGGGACCAGGGACAGGCGCAGCAGTACGACCCGCAGTACCAGGGCTACCACCAGCAGCAGTACCCGGGCCAGGAGCAGCAGCAGTACCCGGGCCAGGAGCAGCAGCAGTACGTCCAGCAGAACCAGCAGCCCTACCACGAGGGGTACCAGGAGGGCGGCTGGGACGGCACGGGAACCCACGCCCACGTCCCGTACGCGGCCGACCCCGGCGATCCCTACGGCCAGCAGGCCGCGGCCTACGGCGCCCAGCAGCCCGACTTCTACGGCACCCCCGACGCGTACCCGCCGCCGGAGCCGCCCGCCCGGCGGCAGACCGCGTCGCAGTCGCAGTCACAGCCGCGGCAGGAGTCGGCGCCGGAACCGGAGCCCGAGAACACCGACTGGGATCCCGGTCCCGACCAGGGCGAGCACGCGTTCTTCGCGGGCGGCGCGGGCTCCGACGACGGGGACGACGGACCGGACGGTGACGAGCCGGAGGGGCGCGGCGACCGACGGGGACGCGGAGGGAAGGGCGCCAAGGGCGGCAAGGGGGCCAAAGGGGCCAAGGGCAAGAAGAGCCGTAACGGCGTCGCCTGTCTGGTCGTCGCCCTGGTGTTCACCGGTGGTCTCGCCGGCGTGACCTACCTCGGTTACCACTTCTACCAGAATCGTTACAGCGCGGCCCCGGACTTCGCGGGGGCGGGCACGGGTCAGAGCGTGAGCATCGAGGTGCCCAAGGGCTCCGGCGGTGCGGCCATCGGCCGTCTGCTGAAGGACGCCGGCGTGGTCAAGAGCGTCGATGCCTTCGTCTCGGCGGTGACCAACAATCCCGACGGTGCGAAAATCCAGGCCGGCGTGTACATCCTGAAGAAGGAGATGTCGGCGAAGAGCGCCGTCGCGATGATGCTCGACGGGGACAGCCAGGCCAACGTGCTGGTCAAACCCGGGCAGCGAAATATCGAAGTCTACAAAGTCATCGACAAGAAACTCGGCCTTTCCTCCGGGAGTACCAGGAAGGTCGCCGAGAAGGAGTACAAGACCCTCGGACTGCCCGCTTGGGCGAACTCGGACAGCGACATCAAGGATCCGCTGGAGGGCTTCCTCTTCCCGGGCACCTATCCCGCCGCCGAAGGCATGAAGCCGCAGGTGGTGTTGAAGTCGATGGTCGCCCGCGCCGACGAGGCGTACAAGACGTACGGCCTGGAGGCGAAGGCCGAGGCGCTCAAGCTGGACAATCCGCTCCAGGTCATCACGGTCGCGAGCCTCGTCCAGGCCGAGGGTAAAACCGTCGACGACTACCGCAAGATGGCGGAGGTCGTCTATAACCGTCTCGACCTTGCGAATCCCCAGACCTACGGTTTCCTGCAGTTCGACTCGACCTTCAACTATCTGAAGAGCGAGAGCAAGATCGATATCAGCGAGTCGGAGATCACCAAGAACAAGGATCCGTACAACACGTACACCAACAAGGGTCTGCCGCCCGGCCCGATCGGGAATCCCGGCGAGGTCGCGATCAAGGCGACGCTGAATCCGACCGCCGACGGCTGGTACTACTTCGTGGCGACCGACGGCGTGAGCAAGACCGAATTCGCCAAGACGCACCAAGAATTCCAGAAACTCAAGGACAAGTTCAATGCGAGAAAGGGCAACTGA